The following coding sequences are from one Nicotiana tomentosiformis chromosome 3, ASM39032v3, whole genome shotgun sequence window:
- the LOC138908153 gene encoding uncharacterized protein has protein sequence MAKTSKTVPQKEKASSSRPSGDKAPVEPPPREYVLGPSAPWMPQVVPDLEDWVRKLASTSSYAERAWRDLAKGVTKDAVLRPSSIEEGTKSPVPEPGKDKKRKAISWSEDHKPKTRRVRRKAITISTDSVQRLIEEKEEDDASTLVIRSVKAIEVARPSKLMTPLASFESTSASVRSSFRRSRGERCSAASLSQKDEVIKDLQADLAKAREEEAELDKQASLVLLEYGFDPTVEANPSLSQLLQKVEKIGLLREEVDQIKAECDRWNETIDRLAIEKETILAKLLSADVQLRSVKQKGSAQAKRIEELETRLAEARAEIESSKVMADKSIAVYRADAEAAQMEMFS, from the exons atggcaaaaacttcaaaaaccgtacctcagaaggagaaagcttcctcttcaCGGCCGTCCGGTGACAAGGCGCCAGTGGAGCCGCCTCCTCGCGAGTATGTTCTtggcccgt ctgccccttggatgccacaagtggtacctgacctcgaggattgggttcggaagttagcctcgacttcctcttatgccgaacgcgcttggcgtgatttggcaaaag gtgtaaccaaggatgccgttttgaggccttcgagtattgaggaaggaaccaagtccccggtcccagAACCGGGGAAAGATAAAAAGCGAAAAGCTATTTCTTGGTCAGAGGACcacaagcccaaaactcgaagggtgaggaggaaagcAATCACTATTTCGacggactcggtccaacgactgatagaagaaaaagaagaagatgatgcttcaactttggtgatccgatccgtgaaagctatcgaggtcgccAGACCTTCTAAGCTGATGACG CCATTAGCAAGTTTTGAGtcgacctcagccagtgtgaggtcgagcttcagaaggtctcggggagAGAGATGCTCTGCGGCTTCTTTgagccaaaaggacgaggttataaaggacctccaagcagatttggctaaggctcgtgaagaagaggctgAACTAGATAAGCAGGCGAGCCTtgttctgttagagtatgggtttgacccaactgtggaagctaacccttcgttatctcagctgctgcaaaaggttgaaaagatcgggttgctacgggaagaagttgatcaaatTAAGGCCGAATGTGACCGGTGGAATGAGACTATCGACCGGCTGGCTatagaaaaagaaaccatcttggccaaattattatcggccgatgttcagcttcgaagcgtcaagcaaaaaggttcggctcaggccaagaggatcgaggagcttgaaacaaggCTTGCTGAGGCCAGGGCAGAGATTGAGTCATCtaaagtcatggcggacaagtccattgccgtgtatcgggccgatgccgaggctgctcaaatggag ATGTTTTCATGA